The DNA sequence CGCCTGCCACACAGTTTCTTGCCAGGTCTTGAAGGCAGTTTGTTGATGGTGCCGACGTCATAGAGCGGGAACGGTGGAGCGGGCAGGGTGATGAAGATTCGTGACGCGGGCGTGCAACTCCACGAAGCCCTGTGCCCATTTTCGTGATCTGAAGCCTCGCTGCTGACGTTCCTGCCTCCGGATGGGACGGTGGGAGTGCTCAACGATGTTGTTGCAGCGAGCGGTCGACACCACCTGGACGTGCTCCACGGGGTGGACGCTGGCGCCATTGGTTTCTACATGCTTTGATCACGATAAGGGGCGGTTGCAAGAAGGGGAAGGGCGATCTAATACCGCCTCGAGGTCGGCGCGACTCTGAGTGGGCTGCCTACATGCATCTTGTGGCGCTGGGCGGCAGGTGCGCACGCTGCGGTGGCGAGCCTCGTCGAGGAGATGCTTCACCTTGACCTGCTCGAAGAAGAGGAGGGCCTCGTGTGGCTAACGCTACTGGGGCGGGCCTGCGGTACGTCCTCCTTGTCGTTCGCGTCGAGCAAGCGGTTGATCAGGATGTTCAAGCAGGGCCAGCTGCGCGGTGACACGACCCTCGGTCTGCTCACGGCTACCCACGTCACCAGCGAGCTGGACGACATCTACACGCCGATGCAGAAAAGGGGCACCTTCGAGACAAAGTGGAGCGTGTTGGCCACAAGGAATTTTGGGGCTGACGTCAGGCGCGCTCCACAGCGTTATGCGGAGGACTCCTGGGCGTTTCACGCTCGCTGCAAGCGCAGCCTCGTGTTGCGTGACTGGATGAACGGCAAAGCGATGGCCGACCTCAAGAACACCTACAAAACGAACGCCTTCATCGTGATGGACGCCGGGAGTATCCGTGGCAGCGCAGACGCGACGTGCTTCCATCTACGGTCTGTGCACGCGCTGGCGTCGGCGCTGCTCGTGACCGGCGATCTCGACGCAGAAGCGTTCGACCGCGAGGTCACGCGCCTGAAGTTCGGACTGCTCAAGAAAGCCCTCGGGCTGCTGGAACTGCCACTGAGGCTCGACCGCAGAGAGATGCTCGCATTGCATGCCCGCGCTGGATCAACGCTGGAGCAGTTGCGCGGCTGGTCGCTGACTGATCTCCAGTCTGCTCTCGGAGAGGATCGTGGGTTTCAGGTCCATGCGGTTCTGTACAGTCCCGCGTGACCGCTTGGGCAGTTCGTCAGTCCTGCGTTCCGCTTTAACAGTGACAAGTATCTGCGGCAGGCGGGTGGTGACATGAATAAAAATCCCTCGATGGACGTTGTGTTCATTGGGGGTACTGCTGACAACCGCGAGTGGGCTGTAGAGGCAGACAGGTCAAAGCGTGGTTGGCTGTGCCCGAGGCGATTGAGCAGAGCAGCTGCTCTGGCTGGAATGCATTCTGATCCGATTACTCACCATGCGGTGAACGGAGCACCGTGGGTTCGTAAACCAGAACATCGGTAATATCCACGTCCTCTCCGGTCAGTGTCCGCAAGCCGTCCAGAATATTGAGCAGGGTTGGCAGGTCAATCCGCGTCGGTTCGTGGCCCCGCTTAGCGATGCGGTACACCGTGTTCATATAGCTCGTCCCCATGGCCTTGCCCAGCGCGTAGGCCGTGAGATTGCGCTCAGCCAGAAAATCAGCCAGGCGCCAGCGGAGAGCAGACATCCCGGCATGGTCACGCATTCGCGTTTTCTTCGCTATTCTCCGTACGCCTAGTTAGGTGTAATGGGTATAAACTGAGCCAGGTGGAAATGGGTCCGTTCTGCATAGCGCATGAAAGCTGCCAGACGTGACACCAACCCCCTTGCAGCACAAGTGCACTCAGGCCTTCAGCGCGGACCAGCGTCACAGGATGAATCGACCGACGGGCGTCGGCTCAGCCCAAAAACATCAACCAGAGCTTGCCCCCACAGCCCCGTCCCCATTCGCTCTTCTGATTCCTCCTCACCCAGACGTCAACGTGACGGACCGGCCCCTGGAGAACCCATGACTACGGACAACCCTCCCCTCCCCAGCCACCTCGGCGGGGCTTCTAGGGTGACCGTGACCCCCTGTGTCGCTGCTGCATTCCAGCAAAACCGGCAGGCCGGGGACGAACCCCGCTCAGGCGCTCTGCTGGGCACGTGGCCCCCTGAAGATCACCAGATCCATGTCACCGAAGCCGTCCCATGCATCGGCCTTGTGCGCGAAACGCCCTCAGCTCACCCCTTTGCCGTGGATCACTCGTACCTGAAGAGCCGACGGAAAATCCTCAACCAACAAGACCATGCCATCTACAGCTCACTCCCCGGGCTCCATCATCGGCACCCGATTGTCACGCTCGGCTACTGGCTGGTCATGCCCAGAGCGCCGCTTGCACCCGGAGAAGACATCGTGGACGCAATGCGTCAGGCCCGTAGCCGCGAACTGGCCCTGCTGGAGCGCGCCATTGCAGCGGGCTGGCTGCGTGGGACGCGACTGATCACTGCAGTCCGCGAGGAATGGGGCGAGACGCGAGTTCGCGCTTATGTGGTGGGTCCCGGGGTGCCGATCCGCCAGGTGATGTTTCCCAGGCATCTGTGGGATCCCAGCGCTCCGGATGGGCCAGCGGTTCGCTTGCCTCCCGAGCGGGACAATGGCCCGGTCCGCGGGGAACTCCATTGAGCGCCGAGCCGAGTCCTGTAAGGCCACGGAGACGTGCTGGGGTGACCCAGCGCGTGACGCTGGCATCCAAGCGGTGGGCCGCTTTTCCATGCTCGCCTGAAGCTTCAGGGAGGTCCACATGGGCGTAGAAGAAGAGTCTCACGTTGAGCTTCAGTCACCTGACCCCATCGCAGATGTGTTCCATGCCATGCAGGTCCACGAGCAGGTGATGCTAGCGGTGGCGAAATACGCGGACGTGAAGCCAGATCAACTCCGCAGAGTGCTGTTCCGACTGGCCGATCAGCCGGACGAGGTCTGGCCCAAGGACAGTGATGAACAGTACGCACAACGCTTCATTACCCTGGCCGGCCTGCCGGACATCTTTACACTGATTGACGACTGGTCCGCCTCAATCCATTACGACATGACCGAGGTGGACGCTCTCCTGAATGGGGTGCCTCCGGCCGTAATGCTGTCTGTCATCAGTCTGCCTGAAGGCGAGGACCGCGAAGACGTGTTGATTCAGGCCTGGGATGGGGGCTGGGACGCGGCGCAGACAGAAGTGGCCGTGCGGGCGATGTGGGACACGCTGGACGTACCGGCCGAGCTGCTGACGGCCATGGACGGATATAAAGCGGCGCTGTCAGATCCGGCGCTGGTTCATGGCTCTGCCAGGTACGCCAGCCTGCGCCGGGCATTGTTTGAGATCGAGCTTGTGTGCAGGGAATTCATTCAGGAGCGGAGGCGCATGTACTGGGAGCAGCGGAATTTTGAGGATCTCGAAGACGACACCTGAGGTGTTGAATGGAACAACCTGGTGAACAGACTGGGCCCTGCTTGATTGCCGCAAATCCAGACTCGGAGGCCAGCGGTCCAGTCTGCGCTGGGCTTCCATTGCATCTCAGGTTTGATCAACGAAATCTCCCCCCGGCGTGATCACAGCGTGGCACCTTTTGTTCTCCTGCCTTTCTGGGCAGGGGGTGGAGGGACGGCCACCCCCGCTCTCCAGCTTCAAAGAATATTGCTTACGCCGAGTGCGTCTGGCCGAGCTTCTTCTCCTTGGCGGGACGCATGTCGCACAGGGTGCCGTAAGGACAGTCGTGGCACGGCTGAGGGAGGCAGAATTCCAGGGGCTGCTTCAGGGGAGGGGCAATCCCGCGCCCGGCCAGCGCTCCCAGCGTACGCGCGACGAACGCCTGGTCCAGGGCCACCAGGCGGGTCTGCTGTCCCCATAGGCGCGGGCGCTCTTCCGGGGCGTGGGAATTGACCAGGCCCTCGGCGCGCAGGGTACGGCC is a window from the Deinococcus humi genome containing:
- a CDS encoding helix-turn-helix domain-containing protein; this encodes MSALRWRLADFLAERNLTAYALGKAMGTSYMNTVYRIAKRGHEPTRIDLPTLLNILDGLRTLTGEDVDITDVLVYEPTVLRSPHGE